One genomic region from Argentina anserina chromosome 2, drPotAnse1.1, whole genome shotgun sequence encodes:
- the LOC126783769 gene encoding TMV resistance protein N-like isoform X3 — translation MVLKKQIVSNPLRISVPSNSLWAFDVFLSCDLEDIFCFHLFDKLQSRGICTFQDDQECARNTRPLEIFGAIEDSRFAIVVLSQNYASSSRRLNELSKILECMKDRNRILPIFHDVNLFDVQKQKGTIEKAFDEHEEMFRDDLAKVEAWRDALTNVCNFAGWTSTDRNEAQVVEEIVEALWNKLHPTSTHTPVAFASINVIEDNRNGSGKHLMHSTDVAATSVEWNFLITNLGLEILSAAFDQASSPSKPQFALFGIAQCLCSITQYIYFSWHADSPVKLSLLPAIFLICLAGSRLQRNHNHS, via the exons ATGGTGTTGAAGAAGCAAATAGTGTCTAATCCATTACGGATATCTGTACCTTCAAATTCCTTATGGGCGTTTGATGTCTTCTTAAGTTGTGACCTTGAAGACAttttctgctttcacttgttCGACAAATTGCAGTCTAGAGGAATTTGTACTTTCCAGGATGACCAGGAATGTGCAAGAAACACAAGACCTCTTGAAATCTTTGGTGCAATTGAAGATTCGAGGTTTGCCATTGTTGttctctcacaaaactatgCTTCTTCTTCCCGGCGCCTGAATGAACTTTCTAAAATTCTCGAGTGCATGAAAGATAGGAACAGGATTTTGCCCATATTTCATGATGTGAATCTCTTCGAcgtccaaaaacaaaaagggaCTATTGAGAAAGCATTTGATGAGCACGAAGAAATGTTTCGGGATGACTTGGCTAAGGTTGAAGCCTGGAGAGATGCTTTAACCAATGTCTGCAATTTTGCTGGATGGACTTCAACTGACAG GAATGAAGCACAAGTTGTAGAGGAGATTGTGGAAGCACTCTGGAACAAACTGCATCCGACATCTACACACACCCCA GTCGCATTCGCTAGCATAAATGTTATTGAGGACAACCGTAATGGTAGCGGCAAACATCTGATGCACAGTACAGATGTGGCG GCTACTTCGGTAGAGTGGAACTTTTTGATCACTAACCTTGGCCTAGAGATTTTGTCAGCTGCATTTGATCAGGCTTCCTCCCCAAGTAAGCCACAATTTGCTCTATTTG GCATTGCTCAGTGCCTATGCTCAATAACTCAATACATTTACTTCTCTTGGCATGCTGATAGCCCCGTAAAACTATCACTTTTACCAGCAATATTTCTTATTTGTTTGGCTGGTTCAAGACTACAAAGGAATCATAATCATAGTTGA
- the LOC126783769 gene encoding TMV resistance protein N-like isoform X5: protein MVLKKQIVSNPLRISVPSNSLWAFDVFLSCDLEDIFCFHLFDKLQSRGICTFQDDQECARNTRPLEIFGAIEDSRFAIVVLSQNYASSSRRLNELSKILECMKDRNRILPIFHDVNLFDVQKQKGTIEKAFDEHEEMFRDDLAKVEAWRDALTNVCNFAGWTSTDRNEAQVVEEIVEALWNKLHPTSTHTPVAFASINVIEDNRNGSGKHLMHSTDVAATSVEWNFLITNLGLEILSAAFDQASSPNVGFLLSNIWLVQHYGRSTIRVTHTTPTLLAR, encoded by the exons ATGGTGTTGAAGAAGCAAATAGTGTCTAATCCATTACGGATATCTGTACCTTCAAATTCCTTATGGGCGTTTGATGTCTTCTTAAGTTGTGACCTTGAAGACAttttctgctttcacttgttCGACAAATTGCAGTCTAGAGGAATTTGTACTTTCCAGGATGACCAGGAATGTGCAAGAAACACAAGACCTCTTGAAATCTTTGGTGCAATTGAAGATTCGAGGTTTGCCATTGTTGttctctcacaaaactatgCTTCTTCTTCCCGGCGCCTGAATGAACTTTCTAAAATTCTCGAGTGCATGAAAGATAGGAACAGGATTTTGCCCATATTTCATGATGTGAATCTCTTCGAcgtccaaaaacaaaaagggaCTATTGAGAAAGCATTTGATGAGCACGAAGAAATGTTTCGGGATGACTTGGCTAAGGTTGAAGCCTGGAGAGATGCTTTAACCAATGTCTGCAATTTTGCTGGATGGACTTCAACTGACAG GAATGAAGCACAAGTTGTAGAGGAGATTGTGGAAGCACTCTGGAACAAACTGCATCCGACATCTACACACACCCCA GTCGCATTCGCTAGCATAAATGTTATTGAGGACAACCGTAATGGTAGCGGCAAACATCTGATGCACAGTACAGATGTGGCG GCTACTTCGGTAGAGTGGAACTTTTTGATCACTAACCTTGGCCTAGAGATTTTGTCAGCTGCATTTGATCAGGCTTCCTCCCCAA ATGTGGGatttctcctctccaacattTGGTTGGTTCAACACTATGGAAGAAGTACCATAAGAGTAACACATACAACACCCACCTTGCTAGCTAGATAG
- the LOC126783769 gene encoding TMV resistance protein N-like isoform X2: protein MVLKKQIVSNPLRISVPSNSLWAFDVFLSCDLEDIFCFHLFDKLQSRGICTFQDDQECARNTRPLEIFGAIEDSRFAIVVLSQNYASSSRRLNELSKILECMKDRNRILPIFHDVNLFDVQKQKGTIEKAFDEHEEMFRDDLAKVEAWRDALTNVCNFAGWTSTDRNEAQVVEEIVEALWNKLHPTSTHTPVAFASINVIEDNRNGSGKHLMHSTDVAATSVEWNFLITNLGLEILSAAFDQASSPRLLPAWWWDSGALYMLRYADHFIYITAATLGHYLAAVTQASNKVLNYMITRCFNFQQQASYKV, encoded by the exons ATGGTGTTGAAGAAGCAAATAGTGTCTAATCCATTACGGATATCTGTACCTTCAAATTCCTTATGGGCGTTTGATGTCTTCTTAAGTTGTGACCTTGAAGACAttttctgctttcacttgttCGACAAATTGCAGTCTAGAGGAATTTGTACTTTCCAGGATGACCAGGAATGTGCAAGAAACACAAGACCTCTTGAAATCTTTGGTGCAATTGAAGATTCGAGGTTTGCCATTGTTGttctctcacaaaactatgCTTCTTCTTCCCGGCGCCTGAATGAACTTTCTAAAATTCTCGAGTGCATGAAAGATAGGAACAGGATTTTGCCCATATTTCATGATGTGAATCTCTTCGAcgtccaaaaacaaaaagggaCTATTGAGAAAGCATTTGATGAGCACGAAGAAATGTTTCGGGATGACTTGGCTAAGGTTGAAGCCTGGAGAGATGCTTTAACCAATGTCTGCAATTTTGCTGGATGGACTTCAACTGACAG GAATGAAGCACAAGTTGTAGAGGAGATTGTGGAAGCACTCTGGAACAAACTGCATCCGACATCTACACACACCCCA GTCGCATTCGCTAGCATAAATGTTATTGAGGACAACCGTAATGGTAGCGGCAAACATCTGATGCACAGTACAGATGTGGCG GCTACTTCGGTAGAGTGGAACTTTTTGATCACTAACCTTGGCCTAGAGATTTTGTCAGCTGCATTTGATCAGGCTTCCTCCCCAA GGCTGCTGCCTGCATGGTGGTGGGACTCTGGGGCATTATATATGTTGCGATATGCAGATCACTTTATCTATATAACTGCTGCAACTCTGGGGCATTATTTAGCCGCAGTGACTCAGGCATCAAATAAGGTGTTAAATTATATGATAACTAgatgtttcaactttcaacaaCAAGCCAGTTATAAAGTGTAA
- the LOC126783769 gene encoding disease resistance protein RPS6-like isoform X1 has protein sequence MVLKKQIVSNPLRISVPSNSLWAFDVFLSCDLEDIFCFHLFDKLQSRGICTFQDDQECARNTRPLEIFGAIEDSRFAIVVLSQNYASSSRRLNELSKILECMKDRNRILPIFHDVNLFDVQKQKGTIEKAFDEHEEMFRDDLAKVEAWRDALTNVCNFAGWTSTDRNEAQVVEEIVEALWNKLHPTSTHTPVAFASINVIEDNRNGSGKHLMHSTDVAATSVEWNFLITNLGLEILSAAFDQASSPSKPQFALFGMLFSVAAMFTCILELIYKGIKNRVVLKKFGKFWWYYYPHPRNSMPFGTLPDIYGLIAGIAQCLCSITQYIYFSWHADSPVKLSLLPAIFLICLAGSRLQRNHNHS, from the exons ATGGTGTTGAAGAAGCAAATAGTGTCTAATCCATTACGGATATCTGTACCTTCAAATTCCTTATGGGCGTTTGATGTCTTCTTAAGTTGTGACCTTGAAGACAttttctgctttcacttgttCGACAAATTGCAGTCTAGAGGAATTTGTACTTTCCAGGATGACCAGGAATGTGCAAGAAACACAAGACCTCTTGAAATCTTTGGTGCAATTGAAGATTCGAGGTTTGCCATTGTTGttctctcacaaaactatgCTTCTTCTTCCCGGCGCCTGAATGAACTTTCTAAAATTCTCGAGTGCATGAAAGATAGGAACAGGATTTTGCCCATATTTCATGATGTGAATCTCTTCGAcgtccaaaaacaaaaagggaCTATTGAGAAAGCATTTGATGAGCACGAAGAAATGTTTCGGGATGACTTGGCTAAGGTTGAAGCCTGGAGAGATGCTTTAACCAATGTCTGCAATTTTGCTGGATGGACTTCAACTGACAG GAATGAAGCACAAGTTGTAGAGGAGATTGTGGAAGCACTCTGGAACAAACTGCATCCGACATCTACACACACCCCA GTCGCATTCGCTAGCATAAATGTTATTGAGGACAACCGTAATGGTAGCGGCAAACATCTGATGCACAGTACAGATGTGGCG GCTACTTCGGTAGAGTGGAACTTTTTGATCACTAACCTTGGCCTAGAGATTTTGTCAGCTGCATTTGATCAGGCTTCCTCCCCAAGTAAGCCACAATTTGCTCTATTTGGTATGCTGTTTtctgttgcagccatgttcaCTTGCATTTTGGAACTCATTTACAAGGGCATTAAGAATAGAGTAGTATTGAAGAAGTTCGGGAAGTTCTGGTGGTATTATTATCCACATCCTCGCAATAGCATGCCTTTTGGTACTCTCCCTGACATATACGGATTAATTGCAGGCATTGCTCAGTGCCTATGCTCAATAACTCAATACATTTACTTCTCTTGGCATGCTGATAGCCCCGTAAAACTATCACTTTTACCAGCAATATTTCTTATTTGTTTGGCTGGTTCAAGACTACAAAGGAATCATAATCATAGTTGA
- the LOC126783769 gene encoding TMV resistance protein N-like isoform X6 — MVLKKQIVSNPLRISVPSNSLWAFDVFLSCDLEDIFCFHLFDKLQSRGICTFQDDQECARNTRPLEIFGAIEDSRFAIVVLSQNYASSSRRLNELSKILECMKDRNRILPIFHDVNLFDVQKQKGTIEKAFDEHEEMFRDDLAKVEAWRDALTNVCNFAGWTSTDRNEAQVVEEIVEALWNKLHPTSTHTPVAFASINVIEDNRNGSGKHLMHSTDVAATSVEWNFLITNLGLEILSAAFDQASSPRH; from the exons ATGGTGTTGAAGAAGCAAATAGTGTCTAATCCATTACGGATATCTGTACCTTCAAATTCCTTATGGGCGTTTGATGTCTTCTTAAGTTGTGACCTTGAAGACAttttctgctttcacttgttCGACAAATTGCAGTCTAGAGGAATTTGTACTTTCCAGGATGACCAGGAATGTGCAAGAAACACAAGACCTCTTGAAATCTTTGGTGCAATTGAAGATTCGAGGTTTGCCATTGTTGttctctcacaaaactatgCTTCTTCTTCCCGGCGCCTGAATGAACTTTCTAAAATTCTCGAGTGCATGAAAGATAGGAACAGGATTTTGCCCATATTTCATGATGTGAATCTCTTCGAcgtccaaaaacaaaaagggaCTATTGAGAAAGCATTTGATGAGCACGAAGAAATGTTTCGGGATGACTTGGCTAAGGTTGAAGCCTGGAGAGATGCTTTAACCAATGTCTGCAATTTTGCTGGATGGACTTCAACTGACAG GAATGAAGCACAAGTTGTAGAGGAGATTGTGGAAGCACTCTGGAACAAACTGCATCCGACATCTACACACACCCCA GTCGCATTCGCTAGCATAAATGTTATTGAGGACAACCGTAATGGTAGCGGCAAACATCTGATGCACAGTACAGATGTGGCG GCTACTTCGGTAGAGTGGAACTTTTTGATCACTAACCTTGGCCTAGAGATTTTGTCAGCTGCATTTGATCAGGCTTCCTCCCCAA GGCATTAA
- the LOC126783769 gene encoding TMV resistance protein N-like isoform X4 has translation MVLKKQIVSNPLRISVPSNSLWAFDVFLSCDLEDIFCFHLFDKLQSRGICTFQDDQECARNTRPLEIFGAIEDSRFAIVVLSQNYASSSRRLNELSKILECMKDRNRILPIFHDVNLFDVQKQKGTIEKAFDEHEEMFRDDLAKVEAWRDALTNVCNFAGWTSTDRNEAQVVEEIVEALWNKLHPTSTHTPVAFASINVIEDNRNGSGKHLMHSTDVAATSVEWNFLITNLGLEILSAAFDQASSPSIAQCLCSITQYIYFSWHADSPVKLSLLPAIFLICLAGSRLQRNHNHS, from the exons ATGGTGTTGAAGAAGCAAATAGTGTCTAATCCATTACGGATATCTGTACCTTCAAATTCCTTATGGGCGTTTGATGTCTTCTTAAGTTGTGACCTTGAAGACAttttctgctttcacttgttCGACAAATTGCAGTCTAGAGGAATTTGTACTTTCCAGGATGACCAGGAATGTGCAAGAAACACAAGACCTCTTGAAATCTTTGGTGCAATTGAAGATTCGAGGTTTGCCATTGTTGttctctcacaaaactatgCTTCTTCTTCCCGGCGCCTGAATGAACTTTCTAAAATTCTCGAGTGCATGAAAGATAGGAACAGGATTTTGCCCATATTTCATGATGTGAATCTCTTCGAcgtccaaaaacaaaaagggaCTATTGAGAAAGCATTTGATGAGCACGAAGAAATGTTTCGGGATGACTTGGCTAAGGTTGAAGCCTGGAGAGATGCTTTAACCAATGTCTGCAATTTTGCTGGATGGACTTCAACTGACAG GAATGAAGCACAAGTTGTAGAGGAGATTGTGGAAGCACTCTGGAACAAACTGCATCCGACATCTACACACACCCCA GTCGCATTCGCTAGCATAAATGTTATTGAGGACAACCGTAATGGTAGCGGCAAACATCTGATGCACAGTACAGATGTGGCG GCTACTTCGGTAGAGTGGAACTTTTTGATCACTAACCTTGGCCTAGAGATTTTGTCAGCTGCATTTGATCAGGCTTCCTCCCCAA GCATTGCTCAGTGCCTATGCTCAATAACTCAATACATTTACTTCTCTTGGCATGCTGATAGCCCCGTAAAACTATCACTTTTACCAGCAATATTTCTTATTTGTTTGGCTGGTTCAAGACTACAAAGGAATCATAATCATAGTTGA